The proteins below come from a single Aphelocoma coerulescens isolate FSJ_1873_10779 unplaced genomic scaffold, UR_Acoe_1.0 HiC_scaffold_184, whole genome shotgun sequence genomic window:
- the LOC138101035 gene encoding zinc finger CCHC domain-containing protein 10-like yields the protein MRKPGLLRRKMRRCGRMETAATKGCGRHRSRSKSVTSSSSSSDSSASDSSSGSQDSSTSSEDSDSEDSSSPSSSSSSSDFDSHPSSSSSSSSDSSSEDEPPKKKK from the exons atgaggaagccaggcctgctgaggaggaagatgaggaggtgtGGGAGGATGGAGACAGCGGCCACCAAAGGCTGCGGAAGGCACAGATCCAG GTCCAAAAGTGTGAccagttccagcagcagcagcgacaGCTCAGCCAGCGACTCCTCCTCTGGCAGCCAGGACTCCTCTACCTCCTCCGAGGACAGTGACAGTGAGGAcagctcctccccctcctccagcagctcttcctCCGACTTCGACTCGCATCcgagctcctccagcagcagcagcagcgacaGCAGCTCTGAGGATGAGCCcccaaagaagaagaaatag